Within Bacteroidales bacterium, the genomic segment TCATCCTCATTTTTAACTTTTGTAATTCCTACACTCGAACCGTTCTTGTTGGGTTTTACAAAACATGGCAATCCTAATTGATCCACCAGGATTTGTGAATCAAAGTTTTTGCCAAGCTTTAAGATCTGAAGTTTGCCGGTTTTAATTCCGAGGTTCTCAACCACCAGGTTCGTAAAGAATTTGTTGAAGGTCAAAGATGAAGTGTAAACATCGCAAGCGGTGTAAGGGATGCCAAGCATATCAAAATATCCCTGAAGCTTGCCATCCTCTCCCGGTGTGCCGTGAATGGCAATAAACACACAATCGAAAAAATACTTTTTACCATCGAGTGTCAGGGAAAAATCGTTTTTATCAACGTAAGTCCTGCTTGTTGCTTCCTGGAATATCCAGTCCTTGCCCTGAATAACGACTGTAAATACATGGAACAGGTTTTTATCAAGCTGTTGGCTGATCACTTTAGCGCTGTTCAGCGAAATTTCAAGTTCACCGCTGCTTCCACCGGTAATGAGTGCAATATTTTTCTTCATAATACCTTTTTTCAGGGATTGGTTGAATGTATGGGTTAACAAATTCAGTTAATGCCGGCTGCCACGGCGTCCGGTCAATGCTTTGGTTTAATTCATATCTTTGCCCCGGTCAGACAATAAACAAAGCTTTGTTGGTGTTATTAAGTGTGTTCGCAATCAACTATTGCCGGGCCGAAAAACGGACTAAAAGTACACAAAATGAGTTTGGGTCGGTTTCTAATCAGCAGGATTTTTTTCAAGCAACTTTTAATTGCATTTGTCATTGTAGTAGTTCTGGTATTCCTGGCATGGCAGGGCCTGGCAATTTACACACAGCATGGCAAGCATCTCAGTGTGCCTGATTTTTCAGGACTCACTCTTTCAGATATTGATAAATATCGCATTGGACAGGATTTTGAATTTGTCGTGCTGGATTCTGTTTACGATAATTCGCTGCCGAAAGGGAGCATTGTTGTGCAAGATCCACAACCCAATTCATTGGTAAAACAGGGTCGGAAGATTTACCTTACCACCGTTGCTATTCTTCCTGAAAAAGTGCAAATCCCCGATCTGGTTGACCTTACTTTCCGGCAGGCTGTTTCATCGCTTGAAACGCATGGCTTATTGGTTGGCAAACTTGAATACATTCCCGATATAGCTAAAAATGCAGTTCTGCAACAACTTTTTGAAGGCGAAGTAATTGCGCCGGGAACATTCGTACTCAAGGGCTCGCAGATTGACCTGGTACTTGGCCAGGGCCTCGGAAGTGAAAGAATTTCCGTTCCATTTCTTCTTGGTCTGACCCAGGCCGAAGCTCACCACCTTATACGTGAAAACTTTCTTAACACCGGTGCAAACATTTTTGAAAGCGGTGCAGATAGCAACGCCAGGGTCTATAAGCAAAATCCGCCCTGGAAAGCAGATGCATATCTCAAAATGGGCCAACAGATTGACTTATGGTACCGTGCTGAACTTGATTTTAATTTTGACTCCTTGTTGCATATTTATCTTCCTGACACGTTGTTATACAACGACAGCATTTACTCTGATCCTATCTTTTAATTATGATCCGTACAATAACAATTTTAATAACCTTCATCCTGCTTGTCGGAATTTTACCAGCGCAGGAAGTTTTAACAGGGCTTCAGGTTAATACAACGGTAAAAGGGGCAATTGCAGCACAAGGCAAGCCATCATTAAAAAATGATGTCCTGCTCACGCTGCCTTTCTTCGATGATTTTTCTGACGGGGAAGTCTTTCCGGCTTCAGCACGCTGGACTGATCATGATGTGTTTATTAATACTGACTACCCGGTATTTCCAATCACTGCCGGGGTGGCTACATTCGATGCCATTGATGCCAACGGTGAACTTCATTCAAATGCTTCTGACAATCGCTTCAGGTCTGATTATCTAACTTCACATCCAGTTCGTCTTGATTCTGTTTTTCTGCCTGAACCCAAAGCGCTTGATGCATCGGATTCAATTTACCTGAGCTTCTATTATCAGCCCGAAGGCCTGGGATTTGCCCCTGCCGAAGGCGACTCCCTTGTACTTGAGTTCTTTCACGATCATGCAGTTGATTCCCTGAAACAATGGGTGAAAGTGTGGAGCACTCCGGGGATGACATTGAATGCATTTTTTGCCCTTCATGGTTCGTACTTCAAGAATGTTATGATTCCAATTGTGGATACGGCATACCTAAAACCAGGATTCAGGTTCAGGTTCTATAATATTGCCAGCATCCGCTACCCCACTGCTCCAAGTTGGCAAAGCAACCGCGATCATTGGCATGTTGATTACATTTACATCAATGCCGGTCGCTCAATCGATGATGTTTTTTATCCCGATATAGCCCTGGTAAACAATCCGGGTAGTTTGCTGAAAAATTATCAGGCAATGCCCTACCGCCAATACAAACAAAACTTTGTGAATGAAATGCGCGACTCGCTCCGGGTGCGGGTCAGCAATCTTAATAATGCAGCAACTACAGGATCGTATAGTTATACTGTTACCCGATCCGATGGCAGTCACTTACAAACCTATGAATCTGGTAATTTTACTTTTCAACCCTTTGCCAATGCAGGTTACGTGAGCCAGCCAGCTATTGCCAGGCCGCCAGTAAGCTTTGTTTTTCCTGTAAATAACGATCAAGAAGCAATCTTCAAGATCACACATATTTTGAAAAGCCAGGATAATTATATTCCTGGACCTAACGACACTTTACATTTTACCCAATCTTTCCGCGATTATTACGCTTATGATGATGGAACAGCCGAAGCTGGCTATGGGCTGTCAAGTGCAGGGGGCATGATGGCGTACAAGTTTCGCCTGAATTCACCGGATACACTAACCTCGGTGAGCATTTTCTTTAATCAGACACTGAACGATGCCAACCAGCGATATTTTCATTTTCAGGTTTGGAACGACATTGGAGGAAAACCCGGGGATCTTATTTATGAGCAACTCTTTGACAGGGTTGAATACGGCGAGGGCCTTAACGGTTTTCGGGCCTACAATTTCAACGAGCATATTTTTATTGACAATGCCGGGTTTCCCGGCCTCGTGTTTTACGTTGGTCTGGAACAAACCACTGCCGATCTCCTGAATATTGGGTTGGATCGCAACAACATAGCCAACGAGCAAATGTTCTATTTTCTGGGTGATACATGGTTCAACTCAATGTTTGACGGCGCTTTGATGATACGGCCGGTTTTGGGTACCACTGGTGTTTCGGGCATCGGGCCAGGTTTTGCGGCAAGCATTCCTTTGCTCGTTTTTCCGAACCCCGCATGCGATGGGTTTATTAATATAAAGATTGATGAGCAGTTGATAGGATCAGGCATATTTCAAATCCTGAACCTGACCGGTGTTTTGATGCAGGAAGGTACAATCAGCAAGCGCATGGATATTTCGTACCTGCCTTCCGGGATGTATCTGTTGCGCTTAATTAGCGGCCAACAAACCGGAGTTACGCGTTTCACGGTTCTTAGGTAAACGCAATCCCTGAAATGAACGATCTCATAGAACTTCTGGAAGAAGAAACCGATCTTTACGAGCACCACCGCCTGGTTGTTGACAAAGGCCAGGGTTTGTTGCGTATGGACAAGTTCCTCATGGGCCGCCTTGAGAATGTGACCCGAAACAGGATACAAATTGCAACCCATGCAGGCAACATCCTGGTAAATGGCAAAGCCGTAAAACCCAACTACAGGGTCAAACCAAACGATGTGATAACCATTGTTCTGGCTCAGCCTCCACGTGAGTTTGAGCTAATTCCCGAAAACCTACCTATTCATATAGTTTATGAAGACAATGATGTTTTGTTGGTGAATAAAGAAGCCGGAATGGTTGTGCATCCCGGATATGCGAATTTTACAGGAACATTGGTGAATGCACTGCTGTTTTATTTCCAGCAGAAAAACTATGGTGAGGGAACCTATCCTTATTTGGTTCACAGAATTGACAAGGATACAAGTGGAATATTGCTGGTAGCAAAAAATGAACTTGCTCAAACACGGCTTGCACGCGACTTTTTCGAGCACACTATAGCAAGGAAATATATCGCCTTGGTTTGGGGCGATGTTGCAGAGGATGAAGGCA encodes:
- a CDS encoding D-alanine--D-alanine ligase gives rise to the protein MKKNIALITGGSSGELEISLNSAKVISQQLDKNLFHVFTVVIQGKDWIFQEATSRTYVDKNDFSLTLDGKKYFFDCVFIAIHGTPGEDGKLQGYFDMLGIPYTACDVYTSSLTFNKFFTNLVVENLGIKTGKLQILKLGKNFDSQILVDQLGLPCFVKPNKNGSSVGITKVKNEDELVPAIEEAFRHDDEVLVQKLLKGIEITCGLLRYKDELVILPLCEVVSKKEFFDYEAKYTDGMADEIVPARISDELTKKCQDLSAFLYEKLNCKGIVRFDYMLSGEEFYFLEVNSIPGLSQNSIVPKMARNMGLEMKELFTMAIEESIHWHGKRRKYINGVNHKS
- a CDS encoding PASTA domain-containing protein yields the protein MSLGRFLISRIFFKQLLIAFVIVVVLVFLAWQGLAIYTQHGKHLSVPDFSGLTLSDIDKYRIGQDFEFVVLDSVYDNSLPKGSIVVQDPQPNSLVKQGRKIYLTTVAILPEKVQIPDLVDLTFRQAVSSLETHGLLVGKLEYIPDIAKNAVLQQLFEGEVIAPGTFVLKGSQIDLVLGQGLGSERISVPFLLGLTQAEAHHLIRENFLNTGANIFESGADSNARVYKQNPPWKADAYLKMGQQIDLWYRAELDFNFDSLLHIYLPDTLLYNDSIYSDPIF
- a CDS encoding T9SS type A sorting domain-containing protein → MIRTITILITFILLVGILPAQEVLTGLQVNTTVKGAIAAQGKPSLKNDVLLTLPFFDDFSDGEVFPASARWTDHDVFINTDYPVFPITAGVATFDAIDANGELHSNASDNRFRSDYLTSHPVRLDSVFLPEPKALDASDSIYLSFYYQPEGLGFAPAEGDSLVLEFFHDHAVDSLKQWVKVWSTPGMTLNAFFALHGSYFKNVMIPIVDTAYLKPGFRFRFYNIASIRYPTAPSWQSNRDHWHVDYIYINAGRSIDDVFYPDIALVNNPGSLLKNYQAMPYRQYKQNFVNEMRDSLRVRVSNLNNAATTGSYSYTVTRSDGSHLQTYESGNFTFQPFANAGYVSQPAIARPPVSFVFPVNNDQEAIFKITHILKSQDNYIPGPNDTLHFTQSFRDYYAYDDGTAEAGYGLSSAGGMMAYKFRLNSPDTLTSVSIFFNQTLNDANQRYFHFQVWNDIGGKPGDLIYEQLFDRVEYGEGLNGFRAYNFNEHIFIDNAGFPGLVFYVGLEQTTADLLNIGLDRNNIANEQMFYFLGDTWFNSMFDGALMIRPVLGTTGVSGIGPGFAASIPLLVFPNPACDGFINIKIDEQLIGSGIFQILNLTGVLMQEGTISKRMDISYLPSGMYLLRLISGQQTGVTRFTVLR
- a CDS encoding RluA family pseudouridine synthase gives rise to the protein MNDLIELLEEETDLYEHHRLVVDKGQGLLRMDKFLMGRLENVTRNRIQIATHAGNILVNGKAVKPNYRVKPNDVITIVLAQPPREFELIPENLPIHIVYEDNDVLLVNKEAGMVVHPGYANFTGTLVNALLFYFQQKNYGEGTYPYLVHRIDKDTSGILLVAKNELAQTRLARDFFEHTIARKYIALVWGDVAEDEGTIEGHIGRSAKDRRVMFVYPDGEYGKPAITHYNVMERFGYVTLLECQLETGRTHQIRAHMRFIGHPLFNDEKYGGNQILKGTTFTKYKQFVQNCFNLIPRQALHAKSLGFKHPITGKELHFDSELPADMQAAIDKWRKYSISGHQLE